Below is a genomic region from Halobacterium sp. CBA1132.
ACGACCTCCACGGAGAACTCCCCGAGCGAGTGCTCAGTGCCGCGAACGTCGTCGAACTCAACATCAACTACTGAACACTCGTTCTGTATCTCGGAAACAGGCTAGTCACTCGCTGAACGCGCGCTATTCGCGGATTCTACCGGGCCGTGGTGGGTAACTCGGAGGCAGGCAACGAATCCATTACAGTACTACGTATGTAATTCCTATCGCGGATTGGGCGACCCCTCGTTCTGTATTTCAGAACTAGGATGTGGCCGCAGACCGACTGCTGTTCAGCGGTGGTTGGCTGCGCGAAAACGCGGACCGGCACCCACCCGGGGAGGCGAGCACGGCTGTGGGGACAGACGCCGGAGAACACGCTGTTCGCGTACGCGGCACCTCCACCGGGTCGTGCAAGTCGAAACAGCGAGCAGACGCACTCAGTTCTTTCGGAACGCGGCGGTTCCACACCCGACCACACCGCTCAGGACTCGCGAGCGAATCCGTGCCGAATTGCGGCTTCTGTGGCGCTACAGGCCGTACAGCTCCTTCGGCCGGTCGTAGGCAACGTGCTCGACGAGGCGTTCGGCGTTCTCTCGCGGCATCCGGCCGCGCTCGACCATCTCGCCGACGACGTTCGCGAGCGAGCGCCGGAACATCTCGAAGCGGGAGCCGTAGGAGACGAGCTTCCGGGAGTCGCTGACCATGCCCGCGTGGTTCGCGAGCAAGTCCACTGCCGCCACCCGTTCGAGTTGGTTCTCGATACCGAGCGGGCTGTCGTTGAACCACCACGCTGGCCCGATGCTCACGTTCGGGTACGCCCGCGCGACGACCGTCGCGCTCGGGTAGTGCGTCGGGTCCAGCGTGTAGACGACAATCTCCATCTCGCCGTCGAAGCGGTCCAAGAAGTAGTCCAGCCCCTCGACGAGGTCGACGTCCTGCGTCGACACGTCCCCGCCAGCGTTCTTTCCGAGGTCCTCGTGCAGCGACTCGCGGTAGTCCCGCACCGCGCCGACGTGGAGTTGGGTCGTCCACCCCGCCTCGCTGTTCAACTCGCCGACGAACTCCAGCAGGAAGGCCCTGTAGTCGCGAATCTCCGCCGCCGAGAGGCTGGCGCCGCGGCGCGCCTTCGCGTACACGTCGCCGGCGTGTTCGACGCTGACCGGCCGGGAGACGGGACTCGTCCCGACGCCGACGTCGCAGGCGACGCAGCCGTGGTCGGCGAAGTAGTCGTGCGTCTCCGCGAGCGCGTCGAGGAACCCCTCGAAGTCGTCGACGTCGGCGTCGGTCACCTCGTCGAGTTCG
It encodes:
- the uxaC gene encoding glucuronate isomerase, producing MSFLDEDYLLDSAAAVDLYDSIADLPVVDPHNHVDLAEVVENEPWDDIWEVEGATDHYVWQLMRKRGVPEEKITGDASNREKWDALAAVFPDFAGNPTYDWVHLDLRRRFGIEAPLNADTADEIWAETKRQLADDEMRPQQVLRDMNVEVLCSSDDPTSQLRLHERAETEVEGVDVRPTWRPDRALKVEGPAWETFVAELDEVTDADVDDFEGFLDALAETHDYFADHGCVACDVGVGTSPVSRPVSVEHAGDVYAKARRGASLSAAEIRDYRAFLLEFVGELNSEAGWTTQLHVGAVRDYRESLHEDLGKNAGGDVSTQDVDLVEGLDYFLDRFDGEMEIVVYTLDPTHYPSATVVARAYPNVSIGPAWWFNDSPLGIENQLERVAAVDLLANHAGMVSDSRKLVSYGSRFEMFRRSLANVVGEMVERGRMPRENAERLVEHVAYDRPKELYGL